In Sediminispirochaeta bajacaliforniensis DSM 16054, one DNA window encodes the following:
- a CDS encoding motility associated factor glycosyltransferase family protein — protein MAETSSSKGPLLQAAGGGLSCFYANRNLYHYKEPVEKARQRADAAPISPQTLYILPSPLLWYGVDKLLERIDASSLILAVEIDEELYNLAENRRPSSLCKNERLIFLKEDQALGIPPPISLSTIRRVRLVTLNGGYALAPASYRRLVAHYERYIRLQWQNRMTLVWFGPLWLKNFFYNCAAIANQATIPLRQSELPILIAGAGPSLDEAIPLIERYRKQFLLLAVDTALSPLKAHGLDPDLIVCQDGQYYTMGDFITSKGFSTPLLFDLTAFRGVPRHQQAPLLPFLSSFDSSQLIARFSHAVPEIPLLPPVGSVGVTALLLAQKMKPPALLLAGLDFSYRLGKSHCRGTPFHHRELQNRKRLSPEGDFSAILQRHPFCLDEEQVPPVISDLVLSGYEENFTERLSALKSAMPICIFPGSLPTRKLRGKTGKRYDHDPARFLSELEKRHGSSAPLFARGNGDDRNTGRDVQGFLLSEQRLLKQFVQEDRRLWKELDYLYRFFPDFHRIDPEQPDDGFHRRAIASAQRFIRIIEQALSVLRS, from the coding sequence GTGGCTGAGACCTCTTCGTCAAAAGGCCCTCTCCTGCAAGCCGCAGGCGGAGGGCTTTCCTGTTTTTATGCGAACAGGAATCTCTATCATTACAAAGAACCAGTCGAGAAAGCGCGTCAGAGAGCCGATGCCGCACCTATTTCCCCTCAGACACTTTATATTCTTCCTTCTCCTCTACTTTGGTACGGTGTTGACAAATTGCTTGAAAGGATCGATGCATCATCTCTGATCCTTGCCGTCGAAATCGATGAAGAGCTCTACAACCTCGCAGAGAATAGAAGGCCTTCCTCCCTTTGCAAGAACGAACGGCTTATATTTCTCAAAGAAGATCAAGCCCTTGGAATCCCCCCGCCGATCTCGCTAAGCACCATTCGAAGGGTGCGCTTGGTCACGTTGAACGGGGGCTACGCCCTTGCTCCTGCATCATACCGCCGGCTGGTCGCTCATTATGAACGATATATACGCCTCCAATGGCAAAACAGGATGACTCTCGTATGGTTTGGGCCGCTTTGGTTGAAAAATTTCTTTTATAATTGCGCGGCGATTGCAAACCAGGCAACGATACCGCTTCGACAGAGCGAGCTCCCGATTTTGATTGCGGGAGCAGGTCCCTCACTTGATGAGGCCATCCCCCTCATAGAGCGTTATCGCAAGCAATTCCTCTTGCTTGCGGTTGACACGGCTCTATCGCCACTGAAGGCGCACGGCTTAGATCCCGATCTTATCGTCTGCCAGGACGGCCAGTATTATACCATGGGTGATTTTATCACTTCGAAGGGGTTTTCCACCCCGCTGCTTTTCGATCTCACAGCCTTCAGAGGGGTCCCACGACATCAACAGGCCCCACTCTTACCCTTTCTATCGTCCTTTGATTCTTCGCAGCTTATAGCCCGCTTCTCGCACGCCGTACCGGAGATACCGCTTCTGCCCCCGGTCGGCTCGGTCGGGGTGACGGCTCTGCTATTGGCCCAAAAGATGAAACCGCCTGCACTGCTGCTTGCAGGCCTCGATTTCTCATACCGGCTGGGCAAAAGCCATTGTCGGGGTACCCCTTTCCATCACCGGGAACTTCAAAACCGAAAGAGGCTAAGCCCGGAGGGAGATTTCTCAGCCATACTGCAACGCCATCCCTTTTGCCTCGACGAGGAGCAGGTTCCCCCGGTAATAAGCGACCTCGTTCTCTCAGGCTATGAAGAAAATTTTACCGAACGACTTTCCGCCCTAAAGTCAGCAATGCCTATCTGTATCTTTCCGGGAAGCCTGCCAACACGCAAACTGAGAGGTAAAACGGGAAAAAGGTACGACCATGATCCCGCTCGTTTTCTTTCTGAGCTGGAAAAGAGGCACGGCTCTTCAGCCCCCCTCTTCGCCCGGGGAAACGGCGACGACCGAAATACAGGAAGAGATGTGCAGGGCTTTCTTCTCTCCGAGCAGCGTTTACTGAAGCAATTTGTTCAGGAAGACAGGCGCTTATGGAAGGAGCTTGACTATCTTTATCGCTTCTTTCCCGACTTTCATCGTATCGATCCAGAACAGCCGGACGATGGCTTCCACCGTCGAGCCATCGCCTCGGCTCAGAGATTTATCCGTATTATCGAACAGGCCCTTAGCGTTCTTCGCTCTTGA
- a CDS encoding peptidylprolyl isomerase gives MPSKSKDHKDHIDKPNVVEKKRDQHPMLWAFSVFILVLIVVTFVGAPAISHFGSQRGSIVFGSWNGEPIEYRPDNYLSRQRDMVAKRYQAMFQQSQGQDNIDWQLFQVWNGAFELTVIHSAIMEEAKKSGLQVSDERVDRALTYYEGYWENGKFSPEAYRNTPSSEKFSVRNYYHESLIHQQWVGDVFSTRSSSAEKAFLLSLASPERNFRFVNWDLNSYPAEKVAEYGREKGDLFAEGSFSRISLKDDKKSAEAVLKQLREETSTFEELATAHSTDIYADKGGEMGYVMRYALQSDISNDKDLDEVFSLAPGTVSGLVETPYGWAIYRSNGPIRDADFTNDETIDKVRSYMLVNDRGIVEDYFLDLGKTFGESAEKSSFSETSDSMGLTEHLTDYFPINFGSVGFLKVIRTIDNSNYLQSIGNNDRILKLLFSLEPEGVSEPQVVGNNVIVFQMIDERDAPQTVKDTIDQRYRSVITNMTDDQVRRLFLGSKKLENNFMEVFSTRILNRG, from the coding sequence ATGCCAAGCAAATCGAAGGATCATAAGGATCATATCGACAAACCCAATGTCGTAGAAAAAAAACGAGACCAGCACCCTATGCTTTGGGCTTTCAGTGTTTTCATCCTGGTGCTCATTGTTGTTACGTTTGTCGGGGCCCCGGCAATATCCCATTTCGGAAGTCAGAGGGGAAGTATCGTTTTCGGAAGCTGGAACGGAGAACCGATTGAATATCGTCCGGATAACTATCTTTCACGCCAGAGAGATATGGTTGCCAAACGTTATCAGGCAATGTTTCAGCAATCCCAGGGACAGGACAATATAGATTGGCAGCTATTCCAGGTTTGGAATGGGGCTTTCGAGTTAACGGTCATACATTCGGCCATCATGGAAGAAGCAAAAAAGAGTGGTTTACAGGTAAGCGACGAGCGCGTAGACAGAGCCCTGACCTACTATGAAGGCTACTGGGAAAACGGAAAATTCAGTCCGGAGGCGTACAGGAATACCCCGAGCAGCGAGAAATTTTCCGTCAGAAACTATTACCATGAAAGTCTCATTCACCAGCAATGGGTGGGTGATGTCTTCAGCACCCGCTCAAGCAGTGCAGAAAAAGCGTTTCTGCTCTCCCTTGCATCTCCCGAACGCAACTTTCGGTTTGTCAACTGGGATTTAAACAGCTACCCGGCGGAAAAGGTCGCCGAATACGGGAGAGAAAAGGGAGACCTTTTTGCTGAGGGAAGCTTCAGCAGGATCAGTCTCAAAGATGATAAAAAATCGGCAGAAGCCGTTTTAAAGCAGCTTCGAGAGGAAACCTCGACCTTCGAAGAACTGGCCACTGCTCATTCAACCGATATCTATGCCGACAAAGGCGGAGAGATGGGCTATGTGATGCGTTATGCGCTCCAGTCGGATATTAGTAATGATAAGGATCTTGATGAAGTGTTTTCCCTTGCTCCAGGGACGGTAAGCGGGCTGGTGGAAACCCCCTACGGCTGGGCCATATACAGAAGCAACGGTCCCATCCGCGACGCGGACTTCACTAATGACGAGACCATCGATAAAGTTAGAAGCTACATGCTGGTAAATGATCGGGGAATCGTCGAGGACTATTTTCTCGATTTGGGAAAAACGTTTGGAGAAAGTGCCGAAAAGAGTTCGTTTTCCGAAACGAGTGATTCGATGGGCCTTACCGAACATCTTACCGATTATTTCCCCATTAACTTCGGCTCCGTCGGTTTTCTGAAGGTAATCAGGACCATAGATAATTCCAATTACCTGCAGAGCATCGGTAACAATGACCGTATTCTGAAATTGCTTTTTTCCCTTGAACCGGAAGGTGTAAGTGAACCGCAGGTTGTCGGCAACAACGTTATTGTCTTTCAGATGATAGACGAGCGTGATGCTCCGCAGACCGTAAAGGATACCATCGATCAACGTTACCGATCCGTCATTACCAATATGACCGATGATCAGGTCAGAAGACTTTTTCTGGGCTCCAAGAAGCTGGAAAACAATTTCATGGAGGTCTTCAGCACCCGTATTCTCAATCGTGGCTGA
- a CDS encoding cytochrome c biogenesis CcdA family protein → MKFWFVAVLMFYSAFSMPLFSLTAADIEYYGEIGCSHCDTFRQRLLPRIEAETGVDVRAEYYDILSEEGFIHCKERLTQMGQHFDIFPVLIIGNNAYQGNNAVESGLLRELSFFAKHGDYLKRQGKFRIHRESYGQQFTWLPVFFAGLVDGVNPCAFTTMLFFLSWIASRGGGRRKLLLSGGSFITGIFLSYLAIGGGLFTLFRTAEGLVILREAFRYGFSILAFLLAFLSCLDAVMVRRGTRSRMILQLPRPIKLLIHAHVRKYDGKEPSSTPACFSLLLHIVLPLVVTGMIVSLLELACTGQVYFPTIAFMVQSKNKAALLLLLLYNAAFIVPLVLLLLLVVAGVSHQLIVRWFNRNLFWGKLGLALLFFVLALLLFLAP, encoded by the coding sequence GTGAAATTCTGGTTTGTTGCGGTGCTTATGTTTTATAGCGCCTTTTCAATGCCTCTTTTTTCTTTAACCGCCGCCGATATTGAATACTACGGAGAGATTGGGTGCTCCCATTGCGATACCTTTCGTCAGAGGCTTCTGCCTCGGATCGAAGCAGAAACCGGGGTCGATGTCAGAGCCGAATACTATGATATTCTTTCTGAAGAAGGTTTTATCCATTGTAAGGAACGTTTAACCCAAATGGGGCAGCATTTCGACATTTTTCCTGTTTTGATTATTGGAAATAATGCGTATCAAGGCAATAATGCTGTGGAGTCCGGACTGCTTCGCGAATTGAGTTTCTTTGCAAAGCACGGAGACTATCTGAAACGACAAGGAAAATTTCGCATTCATCGCGAATCGTACGGCCAGCAGTTTACCTGGCTTCCGGTTTTTTTCGCCGGTCTTGTCGATGGTGTGAACCCCTGTGCATTTACAACTATGCTTTTCTTTTTGTCATGGATTGCATCGAGAGGTGGAGGGCGCCGCAAGCTCCTGCTTTCGGGAGGAAGTTTTATCACGGGGATTTTCCTCTCGTACCTCGCTATCGGCGGTGGCCTTTTTACCCTTTTCCGCACGGCCGAAGGCCTGGTTATCCTACGGGAAGCTTTTCGGTATGGTTTTTCCATCCTTGCCTTTCTTCTCGCTTTTCTTTCTTGCCTCGATGCTGTGATGGTTCGGCGGGGAACTCGGTCGCGGATGATATTGCAGCTACCGCGTCCGATCAAGCTTCTGATCCATGCTCACGTTCGAAAGTATGACGGAAAGGAACCATCCTCGACGCCTGCCTGTTTTTCTTTGCTTCTTCATATTGTTCTCCCTCTCGTCGTTACTGGTATGATCGTCTCACTTTTGGAATTGGCTTGTACCGGCCAGGTTTATTTTCCGACCATCGCTTTCATGGTCCAGAGCAAAAACAAAGCAGCTTTGCTCCTCTTGTTGCTTTACAATGCCGCATTTATCGTGCCTCTCGTCCTTTTGCTATTGCTTGTCGTTGCGGGTGTCTCTCATCAGCTTATAGTCAGATGGTTCAACAGAAATCTATTTTGGGGCAAATTGGGCCTTGCTCTCCTATTTTTTGTCTTGGCACTCTTACTTTTCCTTGCTCCATAG
- a CDS encoding methyl-accepting chemotaxis protein — MIKNLKLGVKMTLGFGFIILLVAIVGGLSIVNMSRITVLSERLKDAYIPEVRVANELERESLRTMRYFSEYSLSFDPDLYKEGMNNHSVVVGALDDALALSEQYSYLSSLKTEAEIASQNVDEYGRQIALLKNSVDAIEAARMQMDAAAAKLLDQAEEYLSGQASIQGEEFAASDVGESALLLRAWKSRTMNAVIDMVNSARVLNFKAQATKDYSYMKEAVDALDQTATLVQSIRAETKRSSDINFLGEIEKSAKSYQEAVRAAYNGFLEVEKIRNDSTEAGNKVLEAAKATASAGVGATQDIANTTADSLLASMSLILIGVAVALILALIIAVLLTRSIVNGLKQGVAFAEEIALGNLEVQLDINQKDEIGILADALRSMLVALQEKGRVIERIAEGDLTVQFSKTSEKDGLGESLTIMKRSLTDILSNVKGAVEQVASGADQVSQASQELSQGATEQASSLEEITSSINEINAQAKQNAENAMEANGIAKSAVTTAGDGNREMTSLQDAMAAINKSSDQIKKVVKVIDDIAFQINLLALNANVEAARAGKYGKGFAVVAEEVRNLAVKSGGAVQETTMMVEESIGNIELGNKYVESTAGKLKDIVNGVEKVAHFLEEISVASREQAQGIDQITEGLDQIDQVTQSNTASAEESASASEELAGQADQLQSLIQRFRLEDRHLALDAPRSDVSFEDEDFDRL, encoded by the coding sequence ATGATAAAAAATCTCAAACTCGGAGTAAAGATGACCTTAGGGTTTGGTTTTATCATACTTCTTGTGGCTATTGTCGGAGGTCTTTCAATCGTCAATATGTCAAGGATCACTGTTCTGTCGGAAAGGCTCAAGGATGCATATATTCCCGAAGTGCGAGTTGCAAATGAACTTGAGCGGGAATCATTAAGAACCATGCGCTACTTCTCCGAGTATTCGCTTAGCTTTGATCCCGATCTCTACAAAGAGGGGATGAACAATCACAGTGTAGTGGTTGGGGCCCTGGATGACGCACTGGCATTGTCCGAGCAGTATTCCTATCTCTCATCCCTTAAGACTGAGGCCGAAATTGCCAGCCAAAATGTGGATGAATACGGACGACAAATTGCTCTTCTAAAGAATTCAGTTGATGCCATAGAGGCCGCAAGGATGCAGATGGATGCCGCTGCGGCAAAGTTGCTTGATCAGGCAGAGGAGTACCTCAGCGGCCAGGCAAGCATCCAGGGGGAGGAGTTTGCCGCTTCGGATGTCGGAGAGTCTGCCTTGCTTCTCAGAGCCTGGAAAAGCAGGACTATGAATGCGGTGATTGACATGGTCAACTCTGCTCGCGTTCTCAATTTTAAGGCTCAGGCGACAAAAGACTATTCATACATGAAAGAAGCCGTGGATGCCTTGGATCAAACAGCAACGCTTGTTCAAAGTATTAGGGCAGAAACCAAACGAAGTTCGGATATTAATTTTCTGGGAGAGATTGAAAAGTCCGCCAAGAGCTATCAGGAGGCCGTTCGTGCGGCTTACAATGGATTTTTAGAAGTAGAAAAAATCCGTAATGACAGTACGGAAGCCGGCAACAAAGTCCTTGAGGCTGCAAAAGCGACTGCATCTGCCGGGGTTGGAGCGACCCAGGATATTGCAAATACTACCGCAGATAGTTTGCTTGCCTCCATGTCTCTTATTCTGATTGGTGTGGCTGTAGCCCTTATCCTTGCCCTGATTATTGCCGTTTTGTTGACACGATCGATTGTCAATGGTCTGAAACAGGGGGTTGCCTTTGCCGAAGAGATTGCTTTGGGTAATCTTGAGGTACAACTTGATATCAATCAGAAGGACGAAATCGGTATCTTAGCGGACGCGCTTCGTTCAATGCTTGTGGCATTACAGGAAAAGGGACGGGTGATAGAACGTATTGCAGAAGGCGATTTGACCGTTCAGTTTTCAAAAACATCGGAAAAAGACGGTTTGGGCGAATCTCTTACTATTATGAAACGCTCACTGACCGATATTCTTTCCAATGTAAAAGGGGCGGTGGAACAGGTCGCTTCGGGGGCCGATCAGGTAAGTCAGGCCTCTCAGGAATTAAGCCAGGGAGCTACGGAACAGGCCTCCAGCCTGGAAGAGATAACCTCTTCAATTAATGAGATTAATGCACAGGCAAAGCAAAATGCGGAGAATGCAATGGAGGCCAACGGTATCGCAAAGTCGGCCGTAACCACTGCGGGGGATGGCAATCGCGAGATGACATCGCTTCAGGATGCGATGGCGGCTATTAATAAATCGAGTGATCAGATAAAGAAAGTTGTAAAGGTGATCGACGATATTGCGTTCCAGATCAATTTACTGGCTTTAAACGCCAATGTAGAAGCGGCCCGGGCAGGAAAGTATGGAAAGGGCTTTGCCGTTGTTGCCGAAGAGGTACGAAATCTCGCGGTCAAGAGTGGCGGAGCTGTTCAGGAAACAACCATGATGGTTGAGGAATCCATAGGCAATATCGAACTTGGAAATAAATACGTGGAAAGTACCGCAGGTAAGTTGAAAGATATTGTTAACGGTGTTGAAAAGGTTGCGCATTTTCTCGAAGAGATATCGGTTGCCAGCAGAGAGCAAGCTCAGGGTATTGATCAGATTACCGAGGGGTTGGATCAAATCGATCAGGTAACCCAGAGCAATACAGCAAGTGCCGAAGAAAGTGCCTCGGCCAGCGAAGAACTTGCGGGTCAGGCCGATCAGCTGCAGTCGCTGATTCAGCGTTTTCGTCTGGAGGACAGACATCTTGCTCTTGATGCACCTCGTTCTGATGTGTCCTTTGAAGATGAGGATTTTGATCGCCTCTGA
- a CDS encoding DNA-methyltransferase, translating to MSAIEAETIDLVVTSPPYPMISMWDLLFALQNPDIKVALENGNGYKAFEAMHSILDEVWRECSRVLIPGGFLCINIGDATRKIGAHFRLFTNHARIISSCEALGFHSLPPLLWRKQTNSPTKFMGSGMLPAGAYVTLEHEYILVFRKGGNRRFSEDGRMIRKRSALFWEERNSWFSDLWDFKGIRQPLSQKGCRSRSAAFPFELAFRLINMYSIQNDTVLDPFLGTGTVTAAAIASARNSVGIEIDTGLCGLIKGTITAATEAGNKRQSKRLSDHLHFAEGKELKHCNSFYSFPVVTAQETALRLPRSVTTEQTPPSSPSRLRYCSDHDFYEASGL from the coding sequence ATGAGTGCAATTGAAGCGGAAACTATCGATTTGGTGGTTACCTCCCCTCCCTACCCGATGATTAGTATGTGGGACCTTCTTTTTGCTCTTCAAAACCCCGACATCAAGGTCGCTCTCGAAAACGGAAATGGGTACAAGGCCTTCGAAGCAATGCATTCCATTCTTGACGAGGTCTGGCGTGAGTGCTCAAGAGTGCTCATCCCGGGAGGTTTTCTTTGCATCAACATAGGAGATGCCACAAGAAAAATAGGTGCTCATTTTCGCCTCTTCACCAATCATGCCCGTATCATTTCAAGCTGTGAGGCTTTGGGCTTTCACTCCCTCCCGCCACTCCTGTGGAGGAAACAAACCAATAGCCCAACCAAGTTCATGGGTTCGGGTATGCTTCCGGCCGGAGCATATGTCACCCTTGAGCATGAGTATATTCTTGTATTTCGGAAAGGAGGGAATCGTCGTTTTTCCGAAGATGGACGCATGATCAGAAAAAGAAGCGCCCTTTTCTGGGAAGAACGAAATAGTTGGTTTTCCGATCTATGGGATTTTAAAGGAATACGGCAGCCACTGTCCCAGAAGGGATGCCGATCAAGAAGTGCTGCCTTTCCATTCGAGCTGGCCTTTCGCCTCATTAATATGTACTCAATCCAAAACGATACGGTGTTGGACCCGTTTCTCGGAACAGGTACCGTTACGGCTGCGGCCATTGCCTCGGCACGGAATTCCGTGGGTATCGAAATAGATACAGGGTTATGCGGACTTATCAAAGGAACCATCACGGCCGCGACCGAAGCCGGGAATAAGCGCCAATCAAAACGACTGTCGGACCATCTCCACTTTGCCGAAGGTAAGGAACTTAAGCATTGCAACAGCTTCTATAGCTTTCCGGTGGTAACCGCCCAGGAAACGGCCTTACGCCTGCCGCGAAGCGTAACGACCGAACAAACACCTCCTTCATCGCCTTCCCGACTCCGATATTGCAGCGATCACGATTTTTACGAAGCTTCAGGGCTATAA
- a CDS encoding sensor histidine kinase family protein, with translation MSLKLLFSDANRLLCLLVFFQAGFILILSLILRSRNRTIEKAEAAVLNIKQNIDKHIYANLQVMFSLLSIEQNNTDNEELRAALTATELRLYSITAVSSCSKFSHSHISVKLPLLFEKIAMQHKYQFLASARRMSIQVESKIPEIALSQALPLALFFTEILSKTVKFLLSRRKTSVMLSIEIRRQCERADVSISSLFESAYETIDYQDDAGLKDILVRELNGILTFSENTFSNISLSFPLREKENVDIQFEKRIRHFENTIRTAYPPHFHELPTELWFNPRK, from the coding sequence ATGTCACTGAAGTTGCTATTTTCCGATGCAAACAGGCTTCTCTGCCTGCTGGTCTTTTTCCAGGCCGGTTTCATCCTCATACTTTCTCTTATCCTTCGATCACGAAATCGTACCATAGAAAAAGCGGAAGCGGCAGTTCTCAATATCAAGCAAAACATCGACAAACATATCTACGCCAACCTGCAAGTCATGTTCAGTCTGCTCTCCATAGAGCAAAACAATACCGACAATGAAGAATTAAGGGCCGCATTAACCGCAACGGAATTGCGTTTGTATTCCATTACAGCGGTATCATCATGCTCGAAATTCTCTCATTCGCACATATCGGTTAAACTCCCTCTACTTTTTGAAAAAATCGCTATGCAGCACAAGTATCAATTTCTCGCTTCTGCTCGTCGTATGTCTATTCAGGTCGAGAGTAAAATCCCTGAAATTGCACTCAGTCAAGCGTTACCGCTTGCCCTTTTTTTCACGGAAATACTTAGTAAAACAGTGAAGTTCCTATTGTCGAGACGAAAAACGAGCGTCATGCTCTCCATCGAAATCCGGAGACAATGCGAGAGAGCCGACGTATCAATTTCAAGCCTCTTCGAATCGGCATATGAAACCATAGATTACCAAGATGATGCGGGATTGAAGGATATCCTCGTTCGGGAGCTGAACGGAATTCTCACTTTTTCAGAAAACACCTTTTCAAACATTTCCTTGTCCTTCCCCTTACGGGAAAAAGAAAATGTCGACATTCAATTTGAAAAAAGAATACGACATTTTGAAAATACGATAAGAACAGCATATCCTCCCCACTTTCACGAACTACCGACGGAACTCTGGTTTAATCCGAGGAAATGA
- a CDS encoding PAS domain-containing protein, with protein MFTMIFDYFHNPVVISDWAGKIVYANHAFLTLWGYSRIGQVIGISVLSLWKDKSNAQQAYDMVKQQGTWQGLLGAFTNADKELAIDATLSLFYRKGHKKGYFLSSFQDITEMINLRSRNIFLSSHSFDWFFECDTKGYFRYVSQSAITFTGYHPGTLIGKHLVSIIHQQSRKEISILIQKLKEQQSSGHEEIEVVIETQQIPQRETLIRFAAQIDIMGVYKGIRGICKDVSVYRKFEHDLKEKEQKIDELNTALQVVLEKQQEFIHKKQLDLSTALYSNLTPNREIKSESPDSTWGGKDAIAETQTASPLALLKQFTHREIQIIDFILKGKTSKEIASTLSLTLRTVQFHREQIREKLGIKNRKENLRERLLELFYQD; from the coding sequence ATTTTCACAATGATTTTTGACTACTTCCACAATCCCGTAGTCATTTCTGATTGGGCAGGAAAGATAGTCTATGCCAATCATGCTTTCCTTACCTTGTGGGGATATTCCAGAATCGGACAAGTCATCGGAATAAGTGTCCTGAGCCTTTGGAAAGATAAGTCGAACGCACAGCAAGCCTATGACATGGTGAAACAACAGGGGACATGGCAAGGACTTCTGGGAGCCTTTACCAACGCCGATAAGGAGCTTGCAATTGATGCAACGCTTTCCCTCTTTTACAGAAAAGGACACAAAAAGGGTTATTTCCTCTCCTCGTTTCAAGATATTACCGAAATGATTAACCTGCGAAGCCGTAACATTTTTCTCTCCAGTCATTCCTTTGATTGGTTTTTCGAATGCGACACAAAGGGATACTTTCGCTATGTTTCGCAATCTGCAATAACCTTCACAGGTTATCACCCTGGAACCCTCATCGGTAAGCATCTTGTTTCCATTATCCACCAACAAAGTCGGAAAGAGATCTCAATACTTATCCAAAAGCTAAAAGAACAACAATCCTCCGGACATGAGGAGATTGAGGTAGTTATAGAGACACAGCAAATTCCCCAACGGGAAACACTGATACGTTTTGCTGCTCAAATCGACATAATGGGAGTGTATAAAGGAATTAGAGGCATATGCAAAGATGTTAGTGTATACAGAAAATTTGAGCATGATCTCAAAGAAAAGGAGCAGAAAATAGACGAACTTAATACCGCATTGCAGGTTGTACTCGAAAAACAACAGGAATTCATCCACAAAAAGCAGCTTGATTTATCAACTGCACTTTACAGCAATCTTACTCCGAACAGGGAGATAAAAAGTGAATCACCCGATTCTACCTGGGGAGGTAAAGATGCTATAGCAGAAACACAAACGGCAAGTCCCCTTGCTTTGCTGAAACAATTCACCCACAGGGAAATCCAGATCATCGATTTCATCCTAAAGGGAAAAACATCAAAAGAAATTGCTTCGACCTTGAGCCTTACTCTCCGCACCGTTCAATTCCACAGGGAGCAGATAAGGGAAAAGTTGGGCATCAAAAATCGAAAAGAAAACCTGCGAGAACGGCTTCTTGAGCTTTTCTATCAGGACTAA
- a CDS encoding GntR family transcriptional regulator: MMQVYKYEQIIEKIQNEITSNNWKPGSQIPSERDLVVYFDVSRITIKKALQELVSRGVLVRYPQRRGTFVHAAKEEAEERPSPAKLIGVAIDDVSDRFGSTLLRGIEDFLWNQRIHTVICNGDRDFKKVEDYFQSLLQNNIDGVILSPVITEESYQDHNRNIIKLLQEKNVPFVLVDRNVAGIDANYVSSNHRESTYNLTKALIARGHRKNILLKGLPCSSMEEREAGYLDAMHEAGISVPEKWIIQLNDNRLFTSIDVQEIEKLKLALRRIGTLHSIVVLNNRLLKGFITAMNLLSEEWYNDIVIALHDQLVVDLPCKERVYQIIQPDYEVGKEAARLLTQTIEEKLQQTRQIVLQSKIVLGQE, from the coding sequence ATGATGCAAGTATATAAATATGAGCAAATTATAGAAAAAATCCAAAACGAGATAACATCGAATAATTGGAAACCTGGATCACAAATTCCTTCGGAAAGAGATTTAGTAGTCTACTTTGATGTAAGCCGGATAACGATAAAGAAAGCACTGCAGGAATTGGTGTCCCGCGGAGTATTGGTACGCTACCCGCAGCGTCGCGGTACCTTCGTACACGCGGCAAAGGAAGAGGCCGAAGAAAGGCCATCACCTGCAAAACTCATCGGCGTTGCCATCGATGATGTCTCCGATCGCTTCGGTTCCACTCTTTTACGCGGTATTGAAGACTTCTTATGGAATCAGAGAATTCATACAGTCATATGCAATGGTGATCGGGATTTCAAAAAAGTCGAGGATTACTTTCAATCACTCTTGCAGAACAACATCGACGGTGTCATTCTTTCTCCTGTCATAACCGAGGAATCCTACCAGGATCATAACCGGAACATCATCAAGTTGCTCCAAGAAAAGAATGTTCCTTTTGTTCTCGTTGATCGAAATGTTGCAGGCATCGATGCCAATTATGTCTCTTCCAATCACCGTGAAAGTACATATAATTTGACAAAGGCGCTTATTGCCCGGGGGCATAGGAAAAATATCCTATTAAAAGGCCTGCCCTGCTCAAGTATGGAAGAACGGGAGGCAGGATATCTCGATGCAATGCATGAGGCAGGAATCTCCGTTCCCGAGAAGTGGATAATCCAACTAAATGACAACAGACTCTTTACATCCATAGATGTGCAAGAGATTGAGAAACTAAAATTGGCATTAAGGCGAATAGGTACGTTACATTCAATCGTGGTCCTAAACAACCGATTACTCAAAGGATTTATCACTGCAATGAATTTACTCTCTGAAGAGTGGTACAACGACATCGTCATTGCACTCCATGATCAGTTGGTAGTCGATCTTCCCTGCAAGGAAAGGGTGTACCAAATCATCCAGCCCGACTACGAGGTAGGAAAAGAGGCGGCAAGGCTTCTTACGCAAACAATAGAAGAAAAACTCCAGCAAACACGACAGATCGTTCTCCAATCAAAAATAGTGTTAGGCCAAGAATGA